One window from the genome of Pyrus communis chromosome 16, drPyrComm1.1, whole genome shotgun sequence encodes:
- the LOC137721236 gene encoding probable polygalacturonase yields the protein MVSSKFHVASAIIVVLGLLILTAAECRKPISNTVKYSAINCRKHSALLTDFGAVGDGETSNTKAFKAAVGHLSQLAYDGGAQLIVPPGRWLTGSFNLTSHFTLFLHKDAVILATQDESEWPHLPALPSYGKGRDGPGERFSSLIFGTNLTDVVITGHNGTIDGQGASWWAKFKRGLLNSTRPYVIELMYSDQIQISNLTLVNSPSWFVHPIYSSNITIQGLTILAPIEVPNTDGINPDSCSQIIIEDCYIVSGDDCIAVKSGFDEYGIKVGIPTEHLVIRRLTCISPSSATIALGSEMSGGIRDVRGEDITAIDTESSVRIKTAVGRGGYVKDIYVRRMTLKTMKYVFWMTGSYGSHPDPGFDPKALPEITNINYKQVVAENVTISARLDGIHDDPFKGICISNVTITLAEKAKKLQWNCTDVEGITSNVTPKACDLLPEQKEAVDCAFPEDRLAIEDVELVTCSASTPFF from the exons ATGGTGTCCTCAAAATTTCAT GTTGCTTCTGCGATAATTGTTGTGTTGGGATTACTCATCCTAACAGCGGCAGAATGTCGAAAACCGATTTCGAACACGGTCAAGTACTCAGCCATTAACTGTAGAAAGCACAGTGCTCTTTTGACTGACTTTGGAGCCGTTGGCGACGGAGAAACTTCCAACACAAAGGCCTTCAAGGCGGCCGTTGGTCATCTAAGCCAGTTGGCATATGACGGCGGAGCGCAGCTTATTGTGCCACCGGGGAGGTGGCTTACCGGGAGCTTCAACCTTACCAGCCACTTCACTCTCTTCCTCCATAAGGATGCCGTTATTCTTGCAACTCAG GATGAGTCAGAGTGGCCTCATCTTCCGGCACTGCCTTCATACGGGAAAGGCAGAGATGGCCCCGGTGAAAGGTTTAGCAGTCTCATCTTCGGAACAAACCTCACCGACGTCGTAATTACCGGTCACAACGGCACCATCGACGGCCAAGGCGCTTCCTGGTGGGCAAAGTTCAAACGAGGTCTTTTGAACAGCACCCGACCATACGTGATCGAGCTCATGTACTCTGATCAGATCCAAATTTCTAATCTCACTTTGGTCAACTCTCCTTCGTGGTTTGTCCATCCCATATACAGCAG CAATATAACAATCCAAGGGCTCACAATCCTTGCACCAATTGAGGTTCCCAACACCGATGGGATTAATCCAG ATTCTTGTTCACAAATTATAATTGAAGACTGCTACATAGTCTCTGGAGATGACTGCATTGCAGTAAAGAGTGGATTTGATGAATACGGAATCAAAGTCGGAATCCCAACGGAGCACCTTGTGATCAGAAGGCTCACTTGCATTTCACCTTCCAGTGCCACCATTGCCCTCGGCAGTGAAATGTCCGGTGGAATCCGCGACGTTAGAGGTGAGGACATCACGGCCATTGATACTGAATCAAGTGTGAGGATCAAAACTGCCGTCGGAAGGGGAGGTTATGTCAAAGACATTTATGTGAGAAGAATGACCTTGAAGACAATGAAGTATGTTTTTTGGATGACCGGCTCTTATGGATCGCACCCTGACCCCGGCTTTGATCCAAAAGCGTTGCCTGAGATTACAAACATCAACTACAAGCAGGTTGTGGCAGAAAATGTTACTATTTCCGCAAGGCTGGACGGAATCCATGATGATCCTTTCAAGGGAATTTGTATTTCGAACGTGACCATCACACTGGCTGAGAAGGCGAAGAAATTGCAATGGAACTGCACTGATGTCGAGGGAATCACAAGCAATGTGACCCCAAAGGCGTGTGATTTGTTGCCCGAGCAGAAAGAAGCGGTTGATTGTGCTTTCCCTGAGGATAGGCTCGCGATCGAGGATGTTGAGTTGGTGACTTGCTCTGCAAGCACCCCCTTCTTCTGA
- the LOC137720357 gene encoding beta-carotene hydroxylase 2, chloroplastic — translation MAVGLFAATTPTPFRLIQSSHLLPKPNPATVFFPNLRHQKSALHRTRRKLCFTVYVVMEDQKQITHLDNSAGKAPEADDSQIPIIIPSVRVAERLSRKKSERFTYLVAAVMSSFGITSMAVMAVYYRFYWQMEGGNVPMSEMLGTFALSVGAAVGMEFWARWAHKALWHASLWHMHESHHRPREGPFELNDVFAIINAVPAIALLNYGFFHKGLVPGLCFGAGLGITVFGMAYMFVHDGLVHKRFPVGPIANVPYLRKVAAAHQLHHSEKFDGVPYGLFLGPKELEEVGGLEELDKEINRRIKAYKGL, via the exons ATGGCGGTCGGACTCTTCGCCGCCACAACTCCCACCCCCTTCCGCCTAATCCAGTCCTCCCACCTCCTCCCAAAACCCAACCCCGCCACCGTCTTCTTCCCAAATCTCCGCCACCAGAAGTCAGCACTCCACAGGACTCGCCGGAAACTCTGTTTCACCGTCTATGTAGTGATGGAGGACCAAAAACAGATAACCCACCTCGACAATTCCGCCGGAAAAGCCCCGGAAGCCGATGATTCTCAGATCCCAATCATAATTCCATCGGTTCGCGTGGCGGAGAGGCTGTCGAGGAAGAAATCGGAGAGGTTCACTTACCTTGTCGCTGCCGTGATGTCCAGCTTTGGGATTACTTCCATGGCTGTCATGGCCGTTTACTACAGATTTTACTGGCAAATGGag GGTGGGAATGTGCCTATGTCTGAAATGCTGGGTACATTTGCTCTATCTGTTGGTGCTGCT GTGGGAATGGAGTTTTGGGCAAGATGGGCACATAAAGCTCTCTGGCACGCTTCCTTATGGCATATGCACGAG TCGCACCACCGGCCTAGAGAAGGTCCGTTCGAGCTCAACGATGTGTTTGCGATAATCAACGCGGTTCCGGCAATCGCCCTCCTTAATTACGGTTTCTTCCACAAAGGCCTTGTTCCTGGTCTTTGTTTTGGTGCT GGCCTTGGAATTACGGTGTTTGGCATGGCGTATATGTTTGTCCACGATGGTCTTGTGCATAAAAGATTCCCAGTGGGGCCCATAGCCAACGTGCCGTATTTGAGAAAGGTTGCTGCAGCTCATCAG CTCCACCACTCAGAGAAATTCGACGGTGTCCCATATGGGTTGTTTCTTGGACCTAAG GAACTCGAAGAAGTGGGAGGACTAGAAGAGTTGGACAAGGAGATCAATAGAAGAATCAAAGCATACAAGGGCTTGTAA